One Ictalurus furcatus strain D&B chromosome 22, Billie_1.0, whole genome shotgun sequence genomic window, aataataaatacgcCCTCACAGGAAGTCCCACGTGGAAGGTTGCTGGCATTCTGCGCCGGATTGCCGCGTCCACGTCCTGCGGCCTGTTAGTGGCTCCCATCACCATCacctgcaaaacacacagacacagacacccacacacacacgtttactgtcacctttaataaagcactgaGTTACAGTGCCATTAGAATACAAGGACAACAAACAAGTACTACAAAaacgcgtgcgtgcgtgtgtgtgcgtgcgtgtgcgtgcgtgtgtgtgtgtttaaacctgAGTGTCGGGGCCGGTCTCCAGTCCGTCCCACAGGCTCATAAACTGAGCTTTCATTATCGCCGTGGCCTCGTGATCCAAACTGGAGCGACTCCTCAGAAACGAGTCTAACATGAAGGACGAATTGAAAAacatcaacagcacacacactgaagaCCTGCACCGTGGGTTCTTCTGATCACCAGTCTATCAGCTTCCGGAACGTACCAGCAGATCAACACCAACATCAAATAACCACCAGGAAGTCACGTCCGGTGTCTGAGATGCATTACTAACATCAGACCCAACGAGTCACTCACCTATTTCATCGATGAAGATGATGCAGGGCTGCAGTTTAGCAGCCAGTGAGAAGACCGCAGCGGTGAGCTTCTCCGATTCTCCGTACCACTTATCAGTCAAAGTGGAGACCTGGAGGTTGATGAACTGACAGCCCGAGGCTCTGGCTGCTGCCTTGGCGATTAAAGTTTTCCCACAGCCGGGCGGACCGTATAACAACACACCTGAGGaacagtgtgcgtgtgtgtgtgtgttagtctaCAGCTCATGAGAACAGCGGTCGGTTTAGAAGCTCTTTCACCCCGACGTTCTCCATCACACACGCCGAcgttctccatcacacacacgccgacgttctccatcacacacacgccGACGTTCTCCATCACACACGCCGACGTTCTCCATCACACACGCCGATGTTcatcaacaaacaccaacattctccaagAAACACCAATGTCTCCAtcgttcgtgtgtgtgtgtgtgtgtgtgtgtgtgtgtgtgtgtgtgtgtgttttacctttGGGTGGCTGTAAAAGTTTAGATCCACGGAATAGATGGCGTTTCTGAAAAGGCAGGAGGACAGAGTCCTGCAGCtcagtgatgatgtcatcaaaacctGCAACATCGCTCCATGTCacctttataaaaaattaaacacacacaaaacacttttcactaaaacacacacacacccacacacacacacacacacacacacacacacacacccacacacacccacaccccacataataaataaacatgtaataaCTACACGTGGATGTACAGGAGTTTATTCGGCTATGTTTACTGGTGTTCcatcataaaatgaaataagatGACGGTAAAATGAAGAGCGTGAGGAAGGTTCACCTGGATTTTACCTTCATACTGTGAGGATCGACCAGGTGAGCAGCGATGTTCATCTCATACTCATTCAGACTCACTCCCTCCACCCCGATCCTCCTCATCATCTGCTcagcctgagagagaaagagagggcaAGAGAAAAATGGAAGATACCAataccaacattctccattaaaCCCTGCCTGAATCTTAATCACCAGACCCCATGAAACCCCATAAAACCCCATCTAATCTCACCAGACCCCATGAAACCTCACCAAACCTCATCAAACCCCATCACAAATCACCAGACAACATCAAAGCTCCACCAGTCCTCATCAAAACCGAATCAAACTTTATGTAAAAACATTAAAGCAAGCCAAACCCCATCAAAGTTCATCAATCTCCCTCAAAGCATGCCAGAACACATCAAAGCTCATGAAACAccatcaaaccaccaaccccaATTCCACCAATCTTCCTGAAATCCATTTTAACCCCATGAACAAATCCCCTTAAACCCCACCAAACCGCACAAAACCCCACCAACACCTCTCTAAACTCCAACCAAGACCTTTAAACCTCACAACCTCGCTATTCTCCACCAAACTGCTGTAAAACCCAATCAAACCCCACCCAACTCCATAAAACCCCAGTAAACCCCACCCAACTCCATAAAACCCCAGTAAACCCCACCCAACCCCACCTAAATCCACTAAACCCCACCCAACTCCAGTAAACCCCACCCAACTCCATAAAACCCCAGTAAACCCCACCCAACTCCATAAAACCCCAGTAAACCCCACTCAACTCCAGTAAACCCCACCCAACTCCATAAAACCCCAGTAAACCCCATGAAACTCCATAAATCCCCACCCAACTCCATAAAACCCCAGTAAACCCCATCCAACTGAATGAAACCCCAGTAAACCCCACACGTGTGAACTTTACCCTCTTCTTAGCGTTTGATTTCTGTCTCTGAGTCGGGTCCAGAGCCTCCACCACCCATCTGATGCTGTAGTACGTAGCTGCTCCAAAGATGGTGAGTCTCACCAACATGCCCACCACCTCGTTACGGGTCAGAGGACGTAGCAGGGCGTGCCGGGGGAAGTCCATCAGCATCTCGGCTCCGCCCACACCATCAGATCATTGGTGGAAAACAACAGAGGAGGATCAGTTCTACCTGTGAGGAGGGAGGGGTTAATGGTTACAATAAAACTTACTtaacataaatattataatgatcTATAACACCGACAAACCACacgttaaataacaaaaaatcaaaCGCAAGTCCATAAACCCTGCAGCTGACAGAACGCCGGCACCGAAAACTCTTACTTCATCATTCTGCCTTGCATTCAGATTCATTTAATTtggttaattatttaattttatttattttatttattttttcaatcattcatttgtttaatttttttgctaTCCAACTGATTGATTTTATCTCCAGTAGGCCAAAACTGAcctcataaataataataaataataataaataataataaataataataaataagacatAATACTTACTtacactgttattattattgttattgttgttgttgttgtacctTTAAAAAACACAACCTATAAAACTAATGACGTCACAGCGTTTCACATCTTAGTTTTTAAACAGGATCAAATGTCTTTATGAAGAAAGGTAATCTTTATTAACCAAAATTCTCCCAAAATCAACTCGATCCCACCTCTTCTCCGGCATAACCAGTTCACGTACAAGCGTACCAAGGCCTGTTTAGACCAGAGAACGGGTGGGTAAACAAGAACGCTGGCTAGTTAGCGAGTAATAGTTAACGTTATTTCCACAGTCTAGCACTGCTACCGACATTATCATTAATAAAACCGCAAATATTACTTACTAATATTTCTGTAAACATTGCAGCAAACAGAGCGCGCTGTGATaattccaaaaataaaaacttacgaTTTCAAAGCCTCACACAGCAACTTCCGCATGTTGTGTAACAGCATCGGCGGTCCGTGTAGAAAGAAGGTTACCGCAAGTGGTTCCTAGGTTACTGCACATACCAAgcgaattcattattattatttattattattattatttaagtaaaTATCTTGCTTAATTATTAGTTcaattcacatacttttgccactcacagatttgtaatgttggatcgttttcctcaataaataaataaatgaccgagtataatatttttgtctcatttgtttaattgggctctcttgatctacttttaggacttgtgtgagaATCTGCTGTTGTTTCTTCATAATTCAATGATGCACTAAGGTCACTGAGATACAGAACcctacagtacaggtgtaatTAAAACTCAAACATAACACAAGGGGTTCATTTTCAGAACGCCAGCTTTAAAATCCCACAACAATTAAAACGAGGTAGACGTTATGCAAATGAGCGGAGAGAAAGTCCAGATGGTGTTGAGATGTTCATTAAGGAGCCTCTGTTTGTTCACACCTGCTTCATTCTGCATCAAACCTCACTGCACACCTTTCAACTGAAAACCTCTCGCTGTGTTCATGCTGACATGAAGAACATGCTGAAGAAAAAGATATCATTTTTTATGTGGACTGTAAACACGGAATGGGCATGATGCTGAAAAAATACAGCTGCTGGCGCTTTATGTGAATTTAAAATGATCTATACACATAAATGATCTTATTTACTGTACACAAATGACTTTGTTGTAGTTTCCACAGATGtccacacgagggcagtcatgCTGCATCATATTACATACACAGTTGCATCAGAAGAAAAAGGTCTTTGGTTAGATATCACATAAATTTGCAAAGTGAAAGGTATAAAGGATTTAAATTAAGAGGCTTTCAATCTAAAAACTTGTTAATATTTTATGGCAAATAATTAATTCAGAGAAAACATTAATCGTATCCTGTTTGTTCAGGTCCCTGCGTGTCTCTACAGTTTGACTGTTagtaaataacaacagtgtCAACAGAAGCTGCACGTCATCTTTCAAAGCAGTGTGTTATGTGAGTGTTCTCCGTCTCATTGTTGTCTGTTAGGGTTACACGgtgttttattctctctcttcatgttaataagaaaataaaatcgcAGTTTgtggtgttagtgagaaacagtaaagaagtgatgaagatgtgggaaaacttaaagctacagctttacctctgcctgttacacagcgctgacactggagactccttccatacacgctACATCAACACATTTTCTAATCGGgttattatcagtggagcgtacgcgtccctgtgaatgagccgttgctATACGTACGTATATACATACGTATCAGAaggagagcattaatataaacctgcgctacagtcagagccgctgttctagagaactaatcaccaccttctgaccaatcacagtccagaactttTCTCACTGACATGGTGTTTATTAAGAAGGTGGTAAAAATGTACATATTGCACGTGGAGTATTTTGTTCAAGATTATTGGCACACTACTGTTCACGGCTgtatttcatgtgtgtgtgtgtgtgtgtgtgtgtgtgtgtgtgtgtgtgaattaaacACAGAGCATTTATTCCATGGGGAAATATTTATCCTGACTGCTCCTGCCACTTTCCTGCACTCTGTTGATGGCTACAGAAAACATTGTGGTCTGAAGCTCAGTGGAAATTAAACTGTGGAGAGAAAACACGCTTTACAAACGTCTTTCgcttatttcctgtttcacaaagCAAGCGTTTTGTTTGGCGAAGAATAAAATGTgcacagttttccactttgcgtCGAACACGGTGGATAAAGCCGAGATATGTTCGCTGCCTGACCGAGCGGTACACGATATTttgaggggggggaggggggagggggggggggataaatgAAAATACATTAATTACAACTACTATAAATTAGAGTACAGACGACGCACACAGTGAACAAGACGGGCGGTCCTGAATGATTTAATCCACCTGTTTCTGGTAATTAGCGTTAAATATGCTCTGTGATGTCACGTCAGGATCAGCGACAGGACGTTAACGCGGTGGCGAGTCACGTGTCTTTCTAACGTCTTTCCCGAACCCGTTATTAACGTCGTTTTCACCTGAAAGCCAACATTAATGTCATTACGCCCCTGTTCCTGCATGCTTTATCCACAACCTTTCATCTGCTCCTGGCTCTAGTGGCCCGTTTTAATGATCACCGTATTTAAAAATAAGACTTGACTAAGCGCAGGGTTAAAGGTTCTACAGTCCGATGCTGGaggtattacattatattaattaatccATGCTACAATTTTAACTGAAAGAGCTTTTTATGGCTTTTATTAgcagaatgaaacagaactCTGAACTCATCTGACTTGGCAGTGTGGAACCAATAATCATTaaccaataaataaaccatttttaattcaattagtTTGCAGTGATTTAAACTTCGGCCATCCAGACAGCAGCTGTACAGtcgaatgtgtgtgtaaatattataatcgttttttctgtctgtttaacTTACAGCAGATTTCCTCCAGAGACCGGCCAGTagttattaatattcataacgCATGCTCACAAtgctcatgaatattcattagAACACTGAGCattccgtacaggatttcggagTGCTTTTGGTTAAAAACGCGTGATTTTGCTGCGACTTGTTTCGAAATTTGTGATGAAACTTGCGGGTTTTTGCACCGAACTACTTGAATCGGGAACTCGCGATCGCACAGAATAATTCCGCGCGctctttcgcagcgatgtttgtcggtaaacgagagcttttagctgtactcgtgttcgacgcacgtgaatcgaagacggcttcgGCTGACGCACGTCGTGACGATGTCACGTGACGGATCTGCGGAAAATCACGGGCcggatctgcggaaaatctgcggtgatTTAGAAAAATGACACGTTTCGCAGAACAATTCGAAGTTTGCTTGATTATGTGTCCATTTCTCCAATCGCAAACTCGTGGAATCCTGAAGGAACTGACCAATAACGTTTTACACGGCTTCTTTACAATCAGCAGTTTGTGTCCTGTTGTCGTTTTAAACCGGAGAAGATCATTTGCTGGTTTATTATTACACCCAGAGATTCCTGAGCCGCTTTGCAGCAGGAATTCGTATTTGGAGTTAGTAATCACTTTGTGTATCATCCCAAATCACATACTAGTACACTAAAAAGTGTGTGAGAACCGCGTCCTTTTTCTAGATCAGTAAATCCTTTTCTGAACGTAAGGTTTGAGACACAGATCATGACAACACTCATGATGACGGCCAAAGAGAAACAGCTTGTCAGTGCGTTTATCCTCGCCGGTTCGAGCCAGACGCCGTAGCTGTGCTCCAAATCgccaaacattttacagtttgacTCGGAAACCAGAGGTACAGAGATGTTTTAGCGCTAAATAGTGTTAGAGTCGAGTTAAATGCGAGCGTAGTGAGGATTTGATCCTGAATTCAGACCTCGGATGTAACTACAGACTCGAGCGCTATTTAGAAGTTACACACGCGGGGGCGGAGTTTGTCTAAAACAGGGGCGTGTCTCAGTGATTCCAAGTTAAATTTAAGCGCCATTTTCTTCGGCTCGAGTGAGGAGCAGTGTTGAGTCACAGCGCCACCGTCTGACAGATCGATATTTTGGCcgtaaatacacaaacactatTCGAGGAcagtaataaatatgtaaatatgacactattcattcattaattactGCTATTGTCACGTTAAAGTTcacaaaaagaaatacaatattTTCTTACAGCAAACGCTAATTTACCCAAAAAAAAGTTCCCGAAACTCGATCAGtggcttttaaaatgtttcatttcataaaTATAAAGTTTGGTTTAATTACACAGACGTGTAAAGGTGTTGTAATTAAATGATTAAGAGTCTGCACGTATCAGACATTCCTTCACCTCACACGATTCCTCCTCTTCACTCGGCGTAAATCCGTAACAGGGACGTCATCTTCATATTTTCATCACCTCTAACACACACCAGTTTATTTTACACTTTCTCACGTGGACTCTTCCCAGACTAGAACTAACAGACTCgtccaaacattaaagatcgACATGTTTACAGCACAGACGTCCTGAAAAGTTTTTACTCTCGGCCACGGACAAACTCCGACcgcttttttttaaacgatgtCTATAAagtaaaagacaaaataataataataataataataataataataataataaaaaacgtTTCGGTGCTTAGTGACATGCGGACTTTAGCACAGAGCCGCCGGGGCTTCAATTAGCTATAAATCACAGTGATAAAAGCTCATCTAGCCGTCTGGAGGAGGACACGAGGCTACACGGCCGACAGGAACCGAACACTCCAGGATCAGTGAGCCGGGGAAGGATTTATACGCCGTGCATATAAATGTTAGAACGCGGGTCATGGTGTCCTGAACGCTCAGCTCACGCGTTACtcgtgtttttattattaaataatgacatcACAAAGGCTGGGTTTGTATGATGCTTTTCTCAGTGGAcactgatatatacagtatattatgtattacccataatgcagtgCGCGAACATGGAAGATGTCCATAAAGATCCTGTACAGGTTATGCCTGGTgatggaacgactgtttatagctgctctaacgtaagtgacaacaggaactgactGGTTTCAGGGATATGTTAAATGCTAAAACAGGCCTTACACGTGCATCGACACGTCAGCACCGCTCGGGGTTTTCGGTTTGTGGTTAAACGGCGTTTAATCCGAGCTCCGCCCGACGGAAAGGAACCGAAGACGCACGAGGTTCGGTCCGCAGTGAAAAAGCGGCGATGCTGTTTATCTCTAATCACGGCCTGTCACTTTTCACTTCTCGCTCTAATGAATTCAtgggtgtttttctttttcatggcTATTCGGGGTTTTAAATTAATCAGCTTACACTTCACACGCATGcgtctgccaaaaaaaaactaGCCTCGCAGTGACAGCACAAAGCGGCGTctagaaaaaacaaaatgaaaagaagccacaataatgtgatttaaaaaaaaaaaaaatgcgacGCCTAAAACAAAACACGCAGGAACACCGCAGCGGCCCAGCCGACTGTATCGCTCATGAAAAACCCATCAATCTACGTCCCAGAGCCTTTGTGATTTCCAATAAAGGCGTTTAACGGCGTGACTGCGGCGCACCGCATCACTTTGTGAAGGACCTTGAAGTTCAGAGCGAGTTAAGGACATAAACACTCGTCTCTTTCCAGCCTCCATTCATCACGCTGACAGATTCGGCCTGGtggaaataaatggataaacaggAGATTAAATGAAGGACGTGTGGGCAGGGCCGTGAGCGAACACGAACCTAATGATCCTCTTACAAAACGGATCAATAGCGCTCGCACATCCAGCAAAAAATATCGAGATTTAAAATCAATAGCGTGGCCTTAAAACAGTGCAATGCCAGAAGTCATGAACACTGTTAATATAAAATCACCCCGTTATAGCGTTATAAAACACTTTCACTGCAATCACTAATATGATTAATTAttcgttatttattttttattgaaaatatttgGTGTCATTTTGTAGTTTTAGGAAATCGGAGTTATTTAGTATGAAAGGACGACCTGGTTATTAGTTCAAAGTAATAAGTATTAATCGTACGCTTGGTAATTCAGGATTAGTGTTTTAGTATAAATTTAACcggttaataaaataaaaatgaaattattattttttaaaaagacttgATATTATGACGACTGCTTATTATTTCAGAAATGTTAGAGGCACTGAAGTAACATTTGATTGTGTATTTTCTAAATATATTATTGCTTTAATCATGAAGTAGTTTCTGTGATCGCGTTAGCGTTAGACTGTTCATTTATTGTTCTTTAGACATGTTTGTAGGATAAGTTGCAAAGTTCTTATATTGTAATCAGTGAAGTGATAGAAA contains:
- the atad1a gene encoding outer mitochondrial transmembrane helix translocase; this encodes MLMDFPRHALLRPLTRNEVVGMLVRLTIFGAATYYSIRWVVEALDPTQRQKSNAKKRAEQMMRRIGVEGVSLNEYEMNIAAHLVDPHSMKVTWSDVAGFDDIITELQDSVLLPFQKRHLFRGSKLLQPPKGVLLYGPPGCGKTLIAKAAARASGCQFINLQVSTLTDKWYGESEKLTAAVFSLAAKLQPCIIFIDEIDSFLRSRSSLDHEATAIMKAQFMSLWDGLETGPDTQVMVMGATNRPQDVDAAIRRRMPATFHVGLPNAAQRKEILHLILSGENLSEAVNLMEIAEQTEGFSGSDLREVCRDAALYRVRDFVRKQQMKQITQQLRLEQDEEETVDSVCLRPITQLDLLFGLDKMNESKQATGPAHISAVFVD